The nucleotide sequence CGCACCACGCGGAACGAGGTGACGGCAACCGGGACGGCAGCCTGCTGCGCTACCGCGATGGTCGGCCGCTGACCTACCGGCGGTACGACTCTCTCTGGGCGCGGATCGGGCAGCATCTGCGGTGGGTGCACACCCAGCAAATCAGTACACACTGGCTGCGGCACACCACGCTGACGTGGGTGGAGCGCACGTACGGTCATGCCGTGGCCCGCGCCTACGCGGGCCACACCGACGGCGGCGGAAGCGGCGCGACGGCCACTTATGTACGGGCGACGTTGCAGGAGGTCGCGATCGCGTTGGCTGGGTTGACCGGCGAGGACCATCCGCTCGCCACAGAAGCGTAGATCCTCCGGTGGCCTCCCTCGATCGCACGAGGGAGGCCACCCGCTCGTCGTGAGGAACCGGCACCGCTGCAAGCCGCCAGCGAGCCGTGCGAATGGTCAAACGGAAGCGGAGCCGTCCGTGGCTCGACGATCGTGTGCGCTGCCCTCGGATCCGGCCAGAGGATGCGGCTCGCCGCTGAGCTGGGCCAGAGCAGCGGCAATGTCCTGGACCTCGGCGCGCACGTAGGTCATGGTCGTGCCGATATCGTTCCTGCCGCTGTGGCCGGCGTAGGCGCGGGCCACAGCGTAGCTGCAGGCGCGTTCGACCCAGGTCAGAGTGGTGTGGCGCAGCCAGTGGGTGCTGACCTGCTGTGCCGCTACCCAGGGCAGATGGGTACCGATGCGGTGCCACAGGTGGTCGTAGCGGCGGGAGGTCAGCGGCCGGCCGTTGCGGTAGCGCAGCAAGCTGCCGTTGCGGTCGCCGTCGCCCCGCTCGGCGTGGTGGGCCCGCAGGTGCCGCATCAGGGTCGGTGAGACCGGCTGCCAGCGGGAAGTACCACCCTTCTCCTGTAGATAGATCAGGCATTGGTCTGGATCCAGATCTCGTGGACGCAGCGCCAACGCCCCACCGCGGCGGCAGGCGGTCTCCAGGTGCAGCCGGATCAGCAGGCTGTCCAGGTGTGGGTCGTTGCCGGTGGTTGCCGCGATGTGGATGATCGCGGCCAGTTGCGCCTCTGGGATGGCGCGTCGGGTGCTGGCCAGGCGGCGGGGCTTGGCGACCTTGGCCGCAGGGTTATCGACCTCTCGGATCAGTCCATCCATGACCGCGTGCCGGTAGAGGCAGCGCATAGCGGCTATCAGGTGTTCGGCGGCGGTACGGCCACCGCGGGCGTTGCGGCGCACGACCACCCCGCTGCGGATCTCCTCGGCGAGCCGCTTGATCTCCAACGGCGTCGGCTCGGTAATCCGCCGGGCGCCCCAGTGCTGACAGATCCGTTGCCAGTACGAGTGGTATACCCGACGGGTACCGGGCGAGACCGCCTC is from Micromonospora sp. WMMD1102 and encodes:
- a CDS encoding site-specific integrase; this encodes MELRAALKTLRSLLKQLGITPEQLLAETTAAPVAVPTFDEYVWQVAEAVSPGTRRVYHSYWQRICQHWGARRITEPTPLEIKRLAEEIRSGVVVRRNARGGRTAAEHLIAAMRCLYRHAVMDGLIREVDNPAAKVAKPRRLASTRRAIPEAQLAAIIHIAATTGNDPHLDSLLIRLHLETACRRGGALALRPRDLDPDQCLIYLQEKGGTSRWQPVSPTLMRHLRAHHAERGDGDRNGSLLRYRNGRPLTSRRYDHLWHRIGTHLPWVAAQQVSTHWLRHTTLTWVERACSYAVARAYAGHSGRNDIGTTMTYVRAEVQDIAAALAQLSGEPHPLAGSEGSAHDRRATDGSASV